TCGGTCGACCGATCGACTTCGGGCGATAATTCGACAGTGGCTCGGTACTTGACCGTCAATTGACACGGATCCACGACGATCCGGTGCATGCGATTGCCTCCGTCGCCAACGCAATACTGCTCGACGCTCAACTCGGGATCGAACGTTAATTTCTCGGAAACCACGCTCTGATGCGCCGTGGTCGCAGCGGTGATTTGCAACAGAAACGTACTCGGAGAACGAACCTCATAAACGAGGTCACTTCCTACATCCACGCGTAACATCATAAAACTCTCATTAGAAATGAATTGGCACTCAGGAAACGGTAACTCAGGAAACGCTCAACAGGCTTTCAATTAACGCCAATAACTTGTCCATCTCGACCGGTTTGGTGTGGTATTCGGTGCACCCCGCTTCGATCGCTCGCTCGCGATCACCCGCCATCGCGTGCGCCGTCAATGCAATGACTGGCACCGTAATCCCTTGCTCGCGGATCTGCTTGGTCGCTTCCCACCCGTCAAGCTCGGGCATATTCATGTCCATCAAAATCACGTCGGGGCTATCGGCTTGCGCGTGCTCGATTCCCTCTTTGCCGCCGCCGGCGGTGACAATGTCAAAGCCACGTCGTTCGAGCCGACGTTTCAAGACATCACGATTATCGTCGTTATCATCAACGATTAAGATACGAGGCATCGTTTCGTTCCTTTATGAGGTTGGTTGTCGGAGCGGATCGGTTGCCCTTTGCTCAATTCGACGGCGATTATTCCCGCGTGATTGGCTATACAGGCAACTACTGCGCCGTGGGTTGTTGTTTTTCTTTTTCTTGTGCCGACTCGGTTTCAACGGCCGTTTTATGGGGACGACGGGCCAAATTCGTCACTAAATGACGCACTTCGTCTAACAGTTTGCGGCGGCTCAGCGATCCTTTGGCTAAAATCCGCTCGACGCTGCCGTTTAACCGAGCATGATCCTCGCTGGTCAATTCCATCGCAGTCAGGACAACCACGGGAATCGAAATCCACTGCGGATCCGCTCGCACGACTTCCAAAAATTCAAATCCATCCATCTCTGGCATCATCAGATCGAGCAGCACGACCGCCGGGGTTTCGCCACGAACACAATCCAGTGCTTCACGTCCATTGCCAGCCTGGATCACTCGCCACCCTTGGTCCTCGAGCGTGCGTGCGACGGCGCGGCGAGTGGTGTCGTCATCTTCGACCAACAACACATAGGACGGATCGTCTTGCATGTATCGCCGCAACATCGAGACTAGTTTTTGTCGATCAATCGGCTTGACCAAGTACTCTGAAGCACCAAGCATGAATCCTAAATCATGATCGTCTTTGACCGACTGCATGATCACCGGAATGTCGGCGAGTTCATTGTCCGCTTTCAATGACGCCAACACGGACCATCCGTCCACCTTGGGCATCATCACGTCCAAGATGATCAAGTCGGGATGACACTGTTTGGCTCGGACCAAGCCTTCTGCCCCATCGGCGGCGGTGACCGGACGAATCCCCTCGGCAACCAACACCCGCGTCAAGATATCACGGATTGCCGGATCATCGTCGATCACCAAGACAACGCTCGCACCTTCCGCCAACGGCGTACTTTGCCGTGTCGTCACCGCTTCAGACACTGCCGCGGCTTCATCCCGCTGCTCGGCTGCTTTGGCCACATCGACTTTGTCGAGATTTTCGGGTAGCAACACCGTGAATGTCGTGCCTTCGCCCTGAACACTACTTACATCCACACTTCCGCACATCAATTCGGTAAAGCGTTTGATGATCGCCAACCCCAACCCTGTCCCACCATACTTTCGCGTCGTCGACGCATCGACTTGGACAAACGGCTGGAACAGCTGGGCCAGTTGCTCGGACGTCATCCCGATGCCCGTATCACTGACCGCGAAACGCACCATTTTGTTGTCAGCGTCACGTGAGATGTGCAAGCGAATCAGTCCGTTTTCGGTGAACTTACTTGCATTGGACAATAGGTTGTAAAGCACTTGACGTAACTTCACGACGTCACCGACCATGGTTGCAACATCCTGGTCGATATCGACTTGCAATCGATTATCATTCTTTTCAACGAGCGCTTCGACGGTCGCAACGACTTCATCGATCACATCGGCGACTTCGAACGACTCGGGGAACAGCTCCATCTTGCCCGCTTCGACTTTTGACAAATCGAGCACGCCATTGACAAGTTCGAGCAGATGTTTCCCGGCGGAACGAATCCGTTTTAGATCAGGAATAAATTCGGGGACCTGCTGATCTTCGGCCTCCTCGGCCAGTAGCTCGCTGTACATGATTACAGCGTTCAGCGGCGTTCGAAGCTCATGGCTCATGTTTGCCAAAAACTGGCTCTTTGATTCATTCGCCGCTTCGGCGGATTCTTTGGCGCGTTCTAATTCTTGGCGTGATCGCAACCGCGACGTAATGTCGTTGAACGTGATCACCGCCCCTTCGACCACATCCTTGTTCTTTAATGGAAACGACGAATATTCGACTGGTACCGACTTGCCATCGAGCCGCCAAAACAATTCATCGTCCACACGACATCCGTCGCCCGAACGCGACGATTTGTAAATTGGGCAATCGGTCACCGGATAGGGATCTCCATCGCTGGTGGTATGATGCACCAATTCATGCATGTCTTTGCCTAAAAAATCACTTGGGTTGCCTCCTAGGATCAATGCCCCCGCGCGATTCATGAACGTACAGATCCCATCGGTATCAATTCCATAGATTCCTTCGCCAGTGGATTCCAAGAGCCGTTGGTTGTAACGCGCCAATTCGTCCTTTTCACGAACATGGCGTCGCGACATGTCCGCAGACGAAGTTTTCAAACGCCAATGACGACGAAGCAGATAATAAGTTCCCAACACCAACGACGACGCGAGCAAGGTCGATAGCAGCAACGAAATGCGGGTGATCGTCAGACGATGCTTCAGCATGTCGCTGCGTTGGGTGAGC
The nucleotide sequence above comes from Novipirellula caenicola. Encoded proteins:
- a CDS encoding response regulator; translated protein: MPRILIVDDNDDNRDVLKRRLERRGFDIVTAGGGKEGIEHAQADSPDVILMDMNMPELDGWEATKQIREQGITVPVIALTAHAMAGDRERAIEAGCTEYHTKPVEMDKLLALIESLLSVS
- a CDS encoding response regulator, encoding MSRDDLLDVVSKWERWLAPVGLVTALAFLIGTSWITYRNVQRAAESADWVSQSRQVLAVTHGIRAELSQAESAGRGFLLSDDEIYREQFDRAIAAAVQQQSKLKQLTLDNPEQKKRVGSLSDLIEPKIQLMQQFVLSHTNPDPDSIAAAAVLRLGTQQMTDIRELVREIEQAEDELLTQRSDMLKHRLTITRISLLLSTLLASSLVLGTYYLLRRHWRLKTSSADMSRRHVREKDELARYNQRLLESTGEGIYGIDTDGICTFMNRAGALILGGNPSDFLGKDMHELVHHTTSDGDPYPVTDCPIYKSSRSGDGCRVDDELFWRLDGKSVPVEYSSFPLKNKDVVEGAVITFNDITSRLRSRQELERAKESAEAANESKSQFLANMSHELRTPLNAVIMYSELLAEEAEDQQVPEFIPDLKRIRSAGKHLLELVNGVLDLSKVEAGKMELFPESFEVADVIDEVVATVEALVEKNDNRLQVDIDQDVATMVGDVVKLRQVLYNLLSNASKFTENGLIRLHISRDADNKMVRFAVSDTGIGMTSEQLAQLFQPFVQVDASTTRKYGGTGLGLAIIKRFTELMCGSVDVSSVQGEGTTFTVLLPENLDKVDVAKAAEQRDEAAAVSEAVTTRQSTPLAEGASVVLVIDDDPAIRDILTRVLVAEGIRPVTAADGAEGLVRAKQCHPDLIILDVMMPKVDGWSVLASLKADNELADIPVIMQSVKDDHDLGFMLGASEYLVKPIDRQKLVSMLRRYMQDDPSYVLLVEDDDTTRRAVARTLEDQGWRVIQAGNGREALDCVRGETPAVVLLDLMMPEMDGFEFLEVVRADPQWISIPVVVLTAMELTSEDHARLNGSVERILAKGSLSRRKLLDEVRHLVTNLARRPHKTAVETESAQEKEKQQPTAQ